The Primulina tabacum isolate GXHZ01 chromosome 16, ASM2559414v2, whole genome shotgun sequence genome window below encodes:
- the LOC142528822 gene encoding uncharacterized protein LOC142528822 — protein MEKELVDGEFWLPSGFLTDDELLTDFRADRFRTKPGDDFSRGFWCSSGFSSDLSSPVESFMGSTETESDEDDFIAFLTRKIAFCALKDSNISSEYHEQGLNLYGSPQSTLCGCKPGYSRGNPKCVSQVPSPTEVKYPAGWDLLYAAAGEVARMRASQEKKSFYSPKAIPFAVPQKNPSTMPCIYANHKRQVQISQKHMQAAKKITSGICAQEKLGNQFQYGRNVGERRNGLSAAAWPTLQQSNQQPPLVPRSGMRAVYSGENGATRERSGTGVFLPRRYDTTPPETRKKPERGVHALNLNLETIDIRPQAHFRGISNIKPECGATLKPMSRIRMAQQTDFYPQPVMNREVWLPQEWSY, from the exons ATGGAGAAAGAGTTGGTTGACGGGGAGTTCTGGCTGCCTTCGGGGTTCCTGACTGACGATGAACTGCTGACTGATTTTAGAGCTGATCGCTTCAGAACGAAACCGGGTGATGATTTTTCACGTGGGTTTTGGTGTTCTTCGGGATTTAGCTCAGATCTGAGTTCGCCCGTTGAGTCATTCATGGGTTCCACGGAAACCGAGAGCGACGAAGATGACTTCATTGCCTTCCTTACTCGGAAGATAGCTTTTTGTGCTCTTAAAGACTCCAATATCTCGTCTGAGTACCATGAACAG gGGTTGAATTTATATGGCTCACCGCAGTCAACTCTATGCGGGTGTAAACCAGGTTACAGTCGAGGAAACCCCAAATGCGTTTCTCAGGTTCCTTCGCCGACGGAAGTTAAATACCCCGCCGGGTGGGATTTGCTGTACGCTGCTGCCGGGGAGGTTGCGAGGATGCGGGCGAGCCAAGAGAAGAAATCGTTTTATTCACCCAAAGCAATCCCTTTTGCTGTTCCCCAAAAGAACCCTAGCACCATGCCTTGTATTTACGCGAATCATAAAAGACAGGTCCAAATCTCCCAGAAGCATATGCAGGCAGCCAAA AAGATAACGAGTGGGATTTGTGCCCAGGAGAAACTAGGGAACCAGTTTCAGTATGGAAGGAATGTGGGGGAAAGAAGAAACGGGCTATCCGCCGCTGCTTGGCCTACTTTACAGCAGTCTAACCAGCAACCGCCGCTGGTACCACGTTCAGGGATGAGGGCTGTTTATTCCGGGGAAAACGGAGCCACGAGGGAAAGATCCGGAACTGGAGTCTTTTTGCCCCGAAGATACGACACCACCCCTCCTGAAACTCGCAAGAAACCAG AGAGAGGGGTCCATGCCCTGAATTTGAATCTTGAAACTATTGACATCCGGCCTCAAGCCCATTTCAGAGGCATTTCAAATATCAAACCTGAATGTG GTGCCACTTTGAAACCTATGTCTCGAATCAGAATGGCTCAACAGACAGATTTTTACCCACAGCCAGTGATGAATCG